The following are encoded together in the Glycine max cultivar Williams 82 chromosome 8, Glycine_max_v4.0, whole genome shotgun sequence genome:
- the LOC100776610 gene encoding U1 small nuclear ribonucleoprotein C: protein MSWFLVILFLSLTFGTTHSETSHHKKLPSAVVVGTVYCDTCFQQDFSMGNHFISGASVAVECKDGYGRSKPRFRKEVKTDDHGEFKVQLPFSVSKHVKRIKGCTVKLINSSEPYCAVASAATSSSLRLKSRKQGQHIFSAGFFSFKPLRQPNLCNQKPSIQNIKGLDYAKHIFPPKIDPSFPPPLQDPKTPGGLLPPIPGLPDLPPLLPPLPLLPPLSGILSPLVPAGITNEFPNVQPSDQKLVDPNNLIFPPNPFQPTPSVPNPLQQPPLIPNPLEPSGPSPLVPNPFQPPSSATSPPLFPFPTVPGLTPSPPSLALPIPFPPLFPPPSSPGTPSASSAKNASP from the exons ATGTCTTGGTTCCTTGTAATACTATTTCTCAGTCTCACATTTGGTACAACTCATTCTGAGACTAGTCACCACAAGAAACTTCCCTCTGCTGTTGTGGTTGGCACTGTTTACTGTGATACATGCTTCCAACAGGATTTCTCCATGGGAAACCACTTCATTTCAG GGGCATCAGTTGCTGTAGAATGCAAAGATGGATATGGGAGGTCAAAGCCAAGGTTTAGGAAAGAAGTGAAGACAGATGATCATGGGGAGTTCAAAGTGCAGTTGCCCTTCTCAGTGAGCAAACATGTGAAAAGAATAAAAGGATGCACtgtgaaattaataaatagcAGTGAGCCTTATTGTGCTGTGGCCTCAGCAGCTACTTCTTCCTCACTGCGCCTCAAGTCCAGAAAGCAAGGACAACACATATTCTCAGCTGGCTTTTTCTCATTCAAGCCTCTTAGACAGCCAAATCTCTGCAACCAAAAACCAAGCATTCAAAACATCAAGGGCCTTGATTATGCGAAACACATATTTCCTCCAAAAATAGATCCATCGTTTCCTCCTCCACTTCAGGATCCAAAAACACCAGGTGGTCTTCTTCCTCCCATTCCTGGATTACCCGACCTCCCACCATTGTTGCCACCACTCCCTCTTTTGCCACCCCTTTCAGGAATATTGTCACCACTAGTCCCTGCAGGAATCACTAATGAGTTCCCAAATGTTCAGCCTTCAGATCAGAAACTAGTTGACCCTAATAACCTCATATTTCCTCCTAACCCATTTCAACCAACACCCTCAGTCCCCAACCCTCTTCAGCAACCTCCTCTAATTCCTAACCCATTAGAGCCATCAGGCCCATCACCACTTGTTCCTAACCCATTCCAGCCTCCCTCATCAGCAACATCACCACCACTGTTTCCATTCCCAACAGTGCCAGGTTTAACTCCATCTCCACCATCACTAGCTCTTCCCATTCCTTTTCCTCCATTATTCCCTCCACCTAGCAGCCCTGGCACACCCTCTGCTTCCTCTGCAAAGAATGCTTCTCCTTAA
- the LOC102667625 gene encoding F-box/kelch-repeat protein At3g23880, with protein sequence MENQTETLPRDLIREILLRLPVKSVLKCKRVCKTWLSLISDPKFGISHYDLAAAPCHRLVFKSKGFLVNSIDVDAPLFMNSAELNFLSTPPSPPHGAAHHHNNHKYIILGSYRGILLLYFLFHYDLILWNPSIGVHQPLTYFKFDFTTIAIRSYGFGYDSSTNNHCLVLIILDESEDDDDDDDDDDDDDDDCMVEIRVCSFESASSVSYKDIFFPYHYINNKFYAGSFFNEALHWLVLTDDEDVPVIVAFDLIQRSLSDTIPLFDHFTVEKYKVQSFGVMGGCLSVCCLVQGCATAEIWMMKEYKVQSSWTKYMVIPIYKIPNYHFSPICITKDGHILGSNTGRRLEKRNHKGELLEFLTYAGGGDWCCFNLLSAMYRESLLLPSDIIGEPSEDDQE encoded by the coding sequence ATGGAGAACCAGACTGAGACTCTCCCTCGAGACTTGATCAGAGAAATTCTCCTCAGATTGCCGGTGAAATCTGTTCTGAAATGCAAGCGTGTCTGTAAGACATGGCTTTCTCTTATTTCCGATCCCAAATTTGGCATTTCCCATTATGACCTTGCTGCCGCACCCTGCCATCGACTTGTTTTCAAATCAAAGGGTTTTCTTGTTAATAGCATTGATGTAGACGCACCCCTTTTCATGAATTCCGCTGAACTGAATTTCCTTTCCACCCCTCCATCACCCCCGCACGGTGCTGCTCATCATcataataatcataaatatattattcttgGTTCGTACAGAGGGATACTACTTTTATACTTCCTGTTCCACTATGATCTCATTCTTTGGAATCCATCAATTGGTGTCCACCAACCATTAACATACTTTAAATTTGACTTCACCACCATTGCCATACGTAGCTATGGTTTTGGCTATGACTCATCAACAAATAACCACTGTTTAGTTCTGATTATTTTGGATGAGtctgaagatgatgatgatgatgatgatgatgatgatgatgatgatgatgattgcaTGGTTGAAATCCGGGTTTGTTCTTTTGAATCTGCTTCTTCTGTTTCAtataaggatattttttttccataccATTACATTAACAACAAATTCTACGCTGGGTCATTTTTTAATGAGGCTCTTCATTGGTTGGTTTTGACCGACGATGAAGATGTTCCTGTCATAGTTGCATTTGATCTGATACAAAGGAGTTTATCAGATACTATTCCTCTCTTTGATCATTTCACTGTGGAAAAATATAAAGTTCAAAGTTTTGGGGTCATGGGAGGATGTCTCAGTGTGTGCTGCTTGGTCCAAGGCTGTGCAACTGCCGAAATATGGATGATGAAGGAATATAAAGTGCAGTCATCTTGGACTAAGTACATGGTTATACCtatttataaaattcctaattaTCACTTTTCCCCCATATGCATCACTAAAGATGGTCACATTTTGGGATCAAATACCGGAAGAAGATTAGAGAAACGTAATCACAAAGGAGAACTCCTTGAGTTTCTCACATATGCTGGAGGTGGAGATTGGTGCTGTTTCAATCTACTGTCTGCTATGTATAGAGAGAGTCTACTGCTCCCTAGTGACATCATTGGGGAACCAAGTGAAGATGACCAAGAGTAG